A part of Paraburkholderia largidicola genomic DNA contains:
- a CDS encoding MFS transporter — translation MRTIIGLRWWIIALVCLGTIVNYLSRNALGVMAPELKTLLHMNTQQYSYVVGAFQIGYTIMQPVCGLIIDLIGLRLGFALFACLWSATGMLHGLASGWLSLAALRGLMGLSEAVAIPAGMKVVAEWFPNREKSVAVGYFNAGTSLGSLFAPPLVVFLSLRYGWQSAFAVTGALGFVWAALWYVFYRAPADHKRISEQERTAIVEGQTPPAAQGQDKRRIREVLGTRRFWAIAQARFFAEPAWQTFSFWIPLYLATERHMDLKQIALFAWLPFLAADLGGLFGGYLSPFLMKRLRVPLIWSRIAGVVLGAFMMIGPACIGLVASPYEAIALFCVGGFAHQMISALVNTLAADVFEPGEVGTAAGFAGMAAWIGGLGFSLMVGALADKIGYTPLFGALGAFDLIGATLLVILMRGVSRDARLQRVGNGAGSAA, via the coding sequence TTGAGAACAATCATTGGCCTGCGCTGGTGGATCATCGCGCTCGTGTGCCTCGGGACCATCGTCAACTACCTGTCGCGCAACGCGCTCGGCGTCATGGCGCCAGAGCTGAAGACGTTGCTGCACATGAATACCCAGCAGTACTCGTACGTCGTCGGCGCATTCCAGATCGGCTACACGATCATGCAGCCCGTCTGCGGGCTGATCATCGATCTGATCGGGCTGCGTCTGGGCTTCGCGCTGTTCGCCTGCCTGTGGTCGGCGACGGGCATGCTGCATGGTCTCGCTAGCGGCTGGCTGTCGCTCGCTGCATTGCGCGGGCTGATGGGCTTGTCCGAAGCCGTCGCGATTCCGGCCGGCATGAAGGTGGTCGCCGAGTGGTTTCCGAATCGCGAGAAGTCGGTGGCGGTCGGTTATTTCAACGCGGGCACGTCGCTCGGCTCGCTATTCGCGCCGCCGCTCGTCGTGTTTCTGTCGTTGCGCTACGGCTGGCAGAGCGCGTTTGCCGTGACGGGCGCATTGGGCTTCGTGTGGGCGGCGCTCTGGTATGTGTTCTATCGCGCGCCGGCCGACCACAAGCGGATCAGCGAGCAGGAGCGCACGGCCATCGTCGAAGGGCAGACGCCGCCTGCCGCGCAGGGCCAGGACAAGCGCCGCATCCGCGAAGTGCTCGGCACGCGGCGTTTCTGGGCGATCGCACAGGCGCGCTTTTTCGCCGAGCCGGCCTGGCAAACGTTCAGCTTCTGGATTCCGCTTTATCTCGCCACCGAGCGCCACATGGACCTGAAGCAGATCGCGCTGTTCGCATGGCTGCCATTCCTCGCGGCGGACCTCGGCGGTCTGTTCGGCGGTTATCTGTCGCCATTCCTGATGAAGCGGCTGCGCGTGCCGCTCATCTGGTCGCGTATCGCGGGCGTCGTGCTGGGCGCGTTCATGATGATCGGCCCGGCGTGTATCGGGCTGGTCGCTTCGCCGTATGAAGCCATTGCGCTGTTCTGTGTCGGCGGCTTCGCGCACCAGATGATCTCCGCGCTCGTCAACACGCTCGCCGCCGACGTGTTCGAACCCGGCGAAGTCGGCACCGCGGCGGGCTTTGCGGGCATGGCGGCGTGGATCGGTGGACTGGGTTTTTCGCTGATGGTAGGCGCGCTGGCCGACAAGATCGGCTACACGCCGCTGTTCGGCGCGCTCGGCGCGTTCGACCTGATCGGCGCGACGCTGCTGGTGATCCTGATGCGCGGCGTGTCGCGCGACGCCCGTCTGCAACGCGTCGGCAACGGCGCGGGCAGCGCGGCCTGA
- a CDS encoding LysE family translocator, whose translation MTSLPMLSANVLFAYSAYFVGTASPGPSNLAIMSIASTDGRKAAFAFAAGVVCGSCFWAMLAALGLSAALLAFSGAMVALKIFGGCYLLWLAFKSGRSAWQPRAARTQAAGTHLPLRRIYARGLLLHLTNPKAILVWISVVALASPASGGAQHMLTIVAGCLAIGMLVFGSYAALFSTPVARRVYLSIRRWLDGGLAIVFGLAGLKLLTSRA comes from the coding sequence ATGACCAGCCTTCCGATGCTGTCCGCGAACGTCCTGTTCGCCTATTCCGCGTATTTCGTCGGCACGGCGAGCCCCGGCCCGAGCAATCTGGCCATCATGTCGATTGCGAGCACGGACGGGCGCAAGGCCGCGTTCGCGTTCGCCGCGGGTGTCGTGTGCGGCTCGTGCTTCTGGGCGATGCTGGCCGCGCTCGGGCTGTCGGCGGCGCTGCTGGCGTTCTCGGGAGCGATGGTCGCGTTGAAGATTTTCGGCGGATGCTATTTGCTGTGGCTCGCGTTCAAGTCGGGCCGCTCGGCATGGCAGCCGCGTGCTGCCCGGACGCAGGCGGCGGGAACGCATCTGCCGTTGCGCCGCATCTACGCGCGCGGCTTGCTGCTGCATCTGACGAACCCGAAGGCGATTCTGGTGTGGATTTCGGTGGTGGCGCTCGCGTCGCCGGCGAGCGGCGGCGCGCAACATATGCTGACCATCGTCGCCGGATGCCTCGCGATCGGCATGCTGGTGTTCGGCAGCTACGCGGCGCTCTTCTCGACACCGGTTGCGCGCCGCGTGTATCTGTCGATTCGCCGCTGGCTCGACGGCGGCCTCGCGATCGTCTTCGGCCTCGCAGGGTTGAAGCTGTTGACGTCGCGCGCGTGA
- a CDS encoding sodium:solute symporter family protein: protein MSSALAIIVAVTLFALYLGVRARRGHDMSLEQWTVGGRSFGTAFVFLLMAGEIYTTFTFLGGSGFAYGKGAPVYYILAYGTLAYVLSYWMLPPVWRFAKAHRLVSQPHFFTRKYDSASLGVLVAIVDVAALIPYLVLQLKGLGIIVSTASYGAISSSAAIWIGAAVVTIYVIVSGVRGSAWNSVVKDMLILGIVLFLGIYLPMHYYGGLGQMFHAIDVARPGFLTFPEKGSSVTWFQSTVLLTALGFFMWPHTFGSVFTAKDERIFRRNAIVLPLYQLILLFVFFVGFAAALKVPGLKGGDIDLSLFKLSLQTFDPWFVGVIGAAGVLTALVPGSMILTTASTLLANDIYRGLVQRNASDETVAKLARVFVPVVALVAVLFTLHGGETIVALLLMGYSFVTQLFPAVICSLAPRNRATRQGAFCGILAGVAVVAVTTIFKMSVGQLMPFLPDALKDVNIGFVALAVNVVVFVVVSAVTQTQAQGEQSRVQTR from the coding sequence ATGAGCAGCGCCCTCGCAATCATCGTTGCCGTCACGCTGTTCGCGCTGTATCTCGGCGTGCGCGCCCGCCGCGGGCATGACATGAGCCTGGAACAATGGACGGTGGGCGGCCGCAGCTTCGGCACCGCCTTCGTGTTCCTGCTGATGGCGGGTGAGATCTATACGACGTTCACCTTCCTTGGCGGCAGTGGCTTTGCGTATGGCAAGGGCGCGCCCGTCTATTACATCCTGGCGTACGGGACGCTGGCGTATGTGCTGTCGTACTGGATGCTGCCGCCTGTCTGGCGCTTTGCGAAGGCGCATCGCCTCGTATCGCAACCGCATTTCTTTACGCGCAAGTACGACAGCGCGTCGCTTGGGGTGCTGGTCGCCATCGTCGACGTCGCGGCGCTGATTCCGTATCTCGTGCTGCAGCTCAAGGGGCTTGGGATCATCGTGTCGACGGCTTCGTATGGCGCGATTTCATCGTCGGCGGCGATCTGGATCGGCGCGGCGGTGGTGACGATTTACGTGATCGTGTCGGGCGTGCGCGGCTCGGCGTGGAATTCGGTCGTCAAGGACATGCTGATACTGGGCATCGTGCTGTTTCTCGGTATCTATCTGCCGATGCATTACTACGGCGGCCTCGGGCAGATGTTTCATGCGATCGATGTGGCGCGGCCCGGGTTTCTCACGTTCCCTGAGAAGGGGTCGAGCGTTACGTGGTTTCAGTCGACTGTGCTGCTCACGGCGCTTGGGTTCTTCATGTGGCCGCATACGTTCGGTTCTGTGTTCACCGCGAAGGATGAGCGCATCTTTCGGCGTAATGCGATTGTGTTGCCGCTCTATCAGCTGATTTTGCTGTTCGTGTTTTTTGTCGGCTTTGCTGCGGCGCTGAAGGTGCCGGGACTCAAGGGCGGCGATATCGACTTATCGTTGTTCAAGCTGTCCCTGCAGACGTTCGATCCGTGGTTCGTCGGGGTGATTGGTGCAGCTGGCGTGCTGACGGCGCTGGTGCCCGGCTCGATGATTCTCACGACGGCTTCGACGCTGCTTGCCAATGATATTTATCGCGGGCTCGTGCAGCGGAATGCTTCTGATGAGACTGTTGCGAAGCTTGCTCGCGTGTTTGTTCCTGTTGTTGCGCTTGTTGCGGTTCTTTTTACGCTGCACGGCGGGGAGACCATCGTTGCGCTGCTTTTGATGGGGTATAGCTTTGTGACTCAACTGTTTCCTGCTGTTATTTGCAGTCTTGCGCCGCGGAATCGCGCGACCCGGCAAGGGGCTTTTTGCGGAATTCTGGCTGGCGTTGCCGTCGTTGCTGTGACCACTATCTTCAAGATGAGCGTCGGGCAGTTGATGCCGTTTTTGCCGGATGCGCTGAAGGACGTCAATATCGGGTTTGTTGCCCTGGCGGTGAATGTCGTTGTGTTTGTTGTGGTGAGTGCGGTTACGCAGACGCAGGCTCAAGGGGAGCAGTCTCGCGTGCAGACGAGGTAG
- a CDS encoding endo alpha-1,4 polygalactosaminidase yields the protein MKCAFEAARRYGVGLVAALMLSLAGASELAPPSQPADRSTDLVQTRAFDPSPWMSYYGDAAALGSVARAASTFRVIDVDLDPDADNFTPAEVAALKNDGRNIVLSYLNLGSCETYRSYWRDVPEGFVSCEANKAAHAGTYRGYRHETWMNLSNAAYQRLIVDYVAPRLVAQGSDGFYLDNLEIVEHGTSTRNGPCDAVCAQGGLDLVRKLREKYPALVFVMQNATGRTTREGMTGGIAFASLLDGIAHEEVYAPKYDAAAEAELAAWKALALRPNGHAFWIATLDYVGDCDSAAKTRRVFARSRAKGFVPYASDASAKQGVVCYWEK from the coding sequence TTGAAATGCGCGTTTGAAGCCGCACGGCGGTATGGTGTCGGGCTGGTTGCGGCGTTGATGTTGTCGCTGGCTGGCGCGAGCGAGCTTGCGCCGCCATCGCAGCCTGCGGATCGATCCACTGACCTCGTGCAGACCCGCGCGTTCGACCCATCGCCGTGGATGTCGTACTACGGCGACGCCGCGGCGCTCGGCAGCGTGGCACGCGCGGCGTCGACCTTCCGTGTCATCGACGTCGATCTCGATCCCGACGCCGACAACTTCACGCCCGCCGAAGTCGCCGCGCTGAAGAACGACGGCCGCAATATCGTGCTGAGCTACCTGAACCTCGGATCGTGCGAGACGTATCGCTCGTACTGGCGCGACGTGCCGGAAGGCTTCGTGTCATGCGAGGCGAACAAGGCGGCGCATGCAGGCACGTATCGCGGCTACCGGCACGAGACGTGGATGAATCTGTCGAATGCCGCTTACCAGCGGCTCATCGTCGATTACGTCGCGCCGCGTCTGGTCGCGCAGGGTTCGGACGGCTTCTATCTCGACAACCTCGAAATCGTCGAACACGGCACGTCGACGCGCAACGGCCCGTGTGACGCCGTGTGCGCGCAAGGCGGCCTCGATCTCGTGCGCAAGCTGCGCGAGAAATATCCGGCGCTCGTGTTCGTGATGCAGAACGCGACGGGACGCACGACGCGCGAAGGCATGACGGGCGGCATCGCGTTCGCATCGCTGCTCGACGGAATCGCGCATGAAGAGGTGTATGCGCCGAAGTACGACGCCGCGGCGGAAGCGGAACTGGCCGCGTGGAAAGCGTTGGCGCTCAGGCCGAATGGACACGCGTTCTGGATCGCGACGCTCGATTATGTCGGTGACTGCGATTCGGCGGCGAAGACACGCCGCGTGTTTGCGCGCAGCCGCGCCAAAGGCTTCGTGCCGTATGCGTCCGACGCCAGCGCGAAGCAGGGCGTGGTGTGCTACTGGGAGAAGTAA
- a CDS encoding class II glutamine amidotransferase yields the protein MCRWLAYTGNPIQLEAVLFRAKHSLIDQSLHSRLGQTTTNGDGFGVGWYGHPTDIPFRYRCAHPAWSDRNLRDAARAVRASLFVAHIRAATDTPSQETNCHPFRYGRWLFMHNGLIRDYPKVRRDLMLGIDPDLFASIEGSTDSEVMFFLALTFGLEIDPVLALERMAGFVEETGRRHGIEAPLNMTVCATDGEQIVSARYSSERQSRSLYHSTSIRHLMELYPDDPRLAAVGADAFLVLSEPLVDLEGWWEEIPESTAIVAKRGGIETRPFDPHGT from the coding sequence ATGTGCCGCTGGCTGGCTTACACAGGAAACCCGATTCAGCTCGAAGCCGTGCTGTTCCGGGCCAAGCATTCGCTGATCGACCAGAGCCTGCATTCACGGCTCGGGCAAACGACTACCAACGGCGACGGCTTCGGCGTTGGCTGGTACGGCCATCCGACCGACATTCCATTCCGCTATCGCTGCGCCCATCCCGCGTGGAGCGACCGCAATCTGCGCGACGCCGCGCGGGCCGTGCGCGCGTCGCTGTTCGTCGCGCATATCCGCGCGGCGACGGATACCCCTTCGCAGGAAACCAACTGCCATCCGTTCCGCTACGGCCGCTGGCTCTTCATGCACAACGGTCTGATACGCGACTATCCTAAAGTGCGGCGCGACCTGATGCTCGGCATCGACCCGGACCTGTTCGCGTCGATCGAAGGCTCGACGGATTCCGAAGTCATGTTCTTTCTCGCGCTCACCTTCGGGCTCGAAATCGACCCGGTGCTCGCGCTGGAGCGCATGGCCGGTTTCGTCGAAGAGACGGGGCGACGGCACGGCATCGAGGCACCGCTGAACATGACCGTCTGCGCGACAGACGGCGAGCAGATCGTGTCGGCGCGCTATTCGAGCGAGCGGCAGTCGCGCTCGCTCTATCACAGCACGTCGATCCGTCATCTGATGGAGTTGTATCCTGATGATCCGCGTCTCGCTGCCGTCGGCGCAGACGCGTTCCTCGTGCTATCCGAGCCGCTCGTCGACCTGGAAGGCTGGTGGGAGGAAATACCGGAATCGACGGCGATCGTCGCGAAACGCGGCGGGATCGAGACACGGCCATTCGATCCGCATGGAACGTAG
- a CDS encoding DUF3311 domain-containing protein, which produces MSFRLLAVLPFIGILLGVPFVNRVEPLVLGMPFVLAWIVMWVVLSSIIMGIIYRLDPVNRQASPGEEVRS; this is translated from the coding sequence ATGTCATTTCGTCTGCTCGCCGTGCTGCCGTTCATCGGCATTCTGCTCGGCGTTCCGTTCGTCAACCGCGTCGAGCCGCTCGTGCTCGGCATGCCGTTCGTACTCGCATGGATCGTCATGTGGGTCGTGTTGAGCTCGATCATCATGGGCATTATCTACCGGCTCGATCCGGTGAACCGGCAGGCTTCGCCCGGCGAGGAGGTGCGTTCATGA
- a CDS encoding putative bifunctional diguanylate cyclase/phosphodiesterase: MSRPVTADIATDKPSESTRRRSDLAAEVLASEQSVLRLLTRSTPLPELLAEVCRRAETLLGEGARCSILVLDTDGVTVRVGAAPSLPAQYSAAIDGMAIGPSAGSCGTAMHDRRLVIVEDIGSDPLWADYRHLALPLGLHACWSVPFEDDAGQVLGAFGVYYDRQRRPDEDEHALLHEIGQSVGLAIHQDLMRKRLAESEEHHRLVVDHLNEGIVVQTRDGIVLACNPSARRMLRASGEVIGQDIYKVIRAAYWENGSLVESGEQPTQRVLRTGKPVVGMTLRLELTCGESIWITENVVPIIKPGETEPNAVLVSFNDISAVRSARAQLQHLATRDSLTGLYNRAFLADRMSALLAPHAGVEGHEAEDAQPAVTRLAVLFVDLDGFKKVNDIAGHEAGDALLCSVAARLAGCVRSEDTLARVGGDEFVIATGDYGDASFLTSLAQRVLDTIAMPFAVGGNEYYLGASIGISLFPDDGRDAQTLMRNADSAMYDAKQRGRNNFQFFTAELSERLQRRFAIEQSLRRALVADELSLAYQPIVEGATGRIVGAEALLRWHNGELGHVSPAEFIPVAEDTGLIIDIGRWVLENACLQAVEWRRTITPHLMMAVNLSPRQINGELIEHVALSLEHAGLEASALELEITEGVLMSDSDAVMPLLTTLARMGVRISVDDFGTGYSSLSYLKRFPLHSLKVDRSFVAGLPEHRDAVAITHAVVAMAHSLGMNVTAEGVETSEQAAFLRSIGCERQQGYLFGRPVVPGEFAREAQRLQAGI, encoded by the coding sequence ATGAGTCGTCCAGTGACTGCAGACATCGCGACTGACAAGCCATCCGAAAGCACTCGCCGCCGGTCCGATCTGGCCGCCGAGGTGCTGGCGTCGGAACAGAGCGTATTGCGCCTGCTCACGCGCAGCACGCCGTTGCCCGAGTTGCTGGCGGAAGTGTGCCGCCGCGCGGAAACCTTGCTTGGCGAGGGCGCGCGGTGCTCGATCCTGGTACTCGACACCGATGGCGTCACCGTGCGCGTCGGCGCGGCGCCGTCGCTGCCGGCGCAGTACAGCGCGGCCATCGACGGCATGGCGATCGGCCCGTCCGCCGGTTCCTGCGGCACGGCGATGCACGACCGGCGGCTCGTGATCGTCGAGGATATCGGCAGCGATCCCTTGTGGGCGGACTACCGGCATCTCGCGCTGCCGCTCGGGCTGCATGCCTGCTGGTCGGTGCCCTTCGAGGACGATGCGGGCCAGGTGCTCGGTGCGTTCGGCGTCTACTACGACCGGCAGCGGCGTCCGGACGAAGACGAACATGCGTTGCTGCACGAGATCGGCCAGAGCGTCGGCCTGGCGATTCATCAGGATCTGATGCGCAAGCGCCTCGCGGAAAGCGAGGAGCATCACCGGCTGGTGGTCGATCACCTGAACGAAGGCATCGTCGTGCAGACGCGCGACGGCATCGTGCTCGCCTGCAATCCGAGCGCGCGGCGCATGCTGCGCGCCTCGGGTGAAGTGATCGGCCAGGACATCTACAAGGTGATTCGCGCCGCGTACTGGGAAAACGGCTCGCTGGTCGAGTCGGGCGAGCAGCCGACGCAGCGCGTGCTGCGCACCGGGAAACCCGTGGTCGGCATGACGCTGCGACTCGAGCTGACCTGCGGCGAATCGATCTGGATCACCGAGAACGTCGTCCCCATCATCAAGCCGGGCGAGACCGAGCCGAACGCCGTGCTCGTGTCGTTCAACGACATCAGCGCGGTGCGCTCGGCGCGCGCGCAACTGCAGCATCTCGCGACCCGCGATTCGCTGACGGGGCTGTACAACCGCGCGTTTCTCGCCGACCGGATGAGTGCGCTGCTCGCGCCGCATGCGGGCGTCGAAGGGCATGAAGCCGAGGACGCTCAACCTGCAGTCACGCGACTGGCCGTGCTGTTCGTCGATCTCGACGGCTTCAAGAAGGTCAACGACATCGCCGGCCACGAAGCGGGCGATGCGCTGTTATGCAGTGTCGCCGCGCGGCTAGCGGGCTGCGTGCGCAGCGAGGACACGCTCGCGCGCGTCGGCGGCGACGAGTTCGTGATCGCGACGGGCGACTACGGCGACGCATCGTTCCTGACTTCGCTCGCGCAGCGCGTGCTCGACACGATCGCGATGCCGTTCGCGGTGGGCGGCAACGAGTATTACCTTGGCGCGTCGATCGGCATCAGCCTGTTCCCCGACGACGGGCGCGATGCGCAGACGCTGATGCGCAACGCCGACTCCGCGATGTACGACGCGAAGCAGCGCGGCCGCAACAACTTCCAGTTCTTCACCGCCGAGTTGAGCGAGCGTTTGCAACGGCGCTTCGCAATCGAACAGTCGCTGCGGCGCGCGCTCGTCGCCGACGAACTGAGTCTCGCGTATCAACCGATCGTCGAAGGGGCGACGGGGCGCATCGTGGGCGCCGAGGCGCTGTTGCGCTGGCATAACGGCGAACTGGGACACGTGTCGCCCGCCGAATTCATTCCCGTCGCCGAAGATACCGGCCTCATCATCGACATCGGCCGCTGGGTGCTGGAGAACGCGTGTCTGCAGGCCGTCGAGTGGCGCAGAACGATTACGCCGCATCTGATGATGGCCGTGAACCTGTCGCCGCGGCAGATCAACGGCGAACTGATCGAGCATGTGGCGCTGAGCCTGGAGCACGCGGGCCTGGAGGCGTCGGCGCTCGAACTGGAGATCACGGAAGGCGTGCTGATGAGCGACAGCGACGCCGTCATGCCGCTGCTGACGACGCTCGCGCGCATGGGCGTGCGCATTTCCGTCGACGATTTCGGCACCGGCTATTCGTCGCTGTCGTATCTGAAGCGCTTTCCGTTGCATAGCCTGAAGGTCGACCGGTCGTTCGTCGCGGGCTTGCCCGAGCATCGCGATGCCGTGGCGATCACGCATGCCGTCGTCGCGATGGCGCATTCGCTCGGCATGAACGTGACGGCCGAAGGCGTCGAAACGAGCGAGCAGGCGGCGTTTCTGCGCTCGATCGGCTGCGAGCGGCAGCAGGGCTATCTGTTCGGGCGACCCGTCGTGCCGGGTGAGTTCGCGCGTGAGGCGCAGCGGCTGCAGGCGGGCATCTGA
- a CDS encoding glutathione S-transferase family protein: MIVYKFGDGSGSMPPDLSPFVVKLETWLRLSGIPYEGRIGNLNAMPKKKLPVAEIDGVTICDSSAIIGYLQRRYPGALDDARLDPRQRAQSAAIKALLETHLYFVAVYFRWAVDRNMAIYKPILAEYARLTAPPPVRSLVGALTPLLLPVVRRKVLRQAWEQGTGRHSYDEVARMGIEGWQAVADLLGDQPFLLGNEPTTIDATGFAWVHTTVAHPFESPVRDFVSQHPALMAYHERIAERCWPDLIRAARR; this comes from the coding sequence ATGATCGTTTACAAGTTCGGGGACGGTTCCGGCTCGATGCCGCCCGATCTCAGTCCGTTCGTCGTCAAGCTCGAAACGTGGCTGAGACTCTCGGGCATTCCGTACGAAGGACGCATCGGCAATCTCAACGCGATGCCGAAAAAGAAGCTGCCCGTCGCGGAGATCGACGGTGTGACGATCTGCGATTCGTCGGCGATCATCGGCTATCTGCAACGCCGTTATCCGGGTGCACTCGACGACGCGCGGCTCGATCCACGGCAACGCGCGCAATCGGCTGCGATCAAGGCGCTCCTCGAAACGCATCTGTATTTCGTGGCCGTGTATTTCCGTTGGGCCGTCGACCGCAACATGGCGATCTATAAGCCGATTCTGGCCGAATACGCGCGGCTCACCGCGCCGCCGCCCGTCCGGTCGCTGGTCGGCGCGCTCACGCCGCTGCTGTTGCCCGTGGTCCGTCGCAAGGTGCTGCGCCAGGCGTGGGAGCAAGGCACGGGACGGCACAGCTACGACGAAGTCGCGCGAATGGGCATCGAAGGCTGGCAGGCCGTCGCCGATCTGCTCGGCGACCAGCCCTTCCTGCTCGGTAACGAGCCGACGACGATCGACGCAACCGGCTTCGCGTGGGTCCACACGACAGTCGCGCATCCGTTCGAAAGTCCGGTGCGCGATTTCGTCTCGCAGCATCCTGCCTTGATGGCGTATCACGAGCGGATCGCCGAACGCTGCTGGCCGGACCTGATACGAGCGGCGCGACGCTGA
- a CDS encoding MarC family protein encodes MISSLISEILFGFTGLISIINPIAIAFVFLDRTDSLTDAERAALAKRVSINAFFVLLVVFFVGTPILHFFGISMEALRIGGGLAVAVSAWNMLNAPERQPNEAAVKPVDPDNAMSKAFFPLTVPLTTGPGTMATAIALNANRSHKLSEFVMSSIASVTISFLVMLAVWFTYNHAATLGRYLGKEGTKVALRVSAFLLLCIGVQIILTGLAEFLGPIASGRAGG; translated from the coding sequence ATGATTTCGAGCCTGATTTCGGAGATCCTGTTTGGCTTCACCGGGTTGATCAGCATCATCAATCCGATCGCGATCGCCTTCGTGTTTCTCGACCGCACGGATTCCCTGACGGACGCGGAACGTGCCGCGCTCGCCAAACGCGTGTCCATCAATGCGTTCTTCGTGCTGCTGGTCGTATTCTTTGTCGGCACGCCGATCCTGCATTTCTTCGGCATTTCGATGGAAGCGCTGCGCATCGGCGGCGGACTGGCCGTGGCCGTGAGCGCGTGGAATATGCTCAATGCGCCGGAACGTCAACCGAACGAAGCCGCCGTCAAACCCGTCGATCCCGACAACGCAATGTCGAAGGCCTTCTTTCCGTTGACGGTGCCGCTCACCACAGGCCCCGGCACCATGGCGACGGCCATCGCGCTGAACGCGAACCGCAGCCACAAGCTGTCGGAGTTCGTGATGTCGTCGATCGCGTCCGTGACGATTTCGTTTCTTGTCATGCTCGCGGTCTGGTTCACGTATAACCATGCCGCGACCCTTGGCCGTTATCTGGGCAAGGAAGGCACCAAGGTGGCATTGCGCGTGTCGGCATTTTTGCTGTTGTGCATCGGCGTGCAGATCATCCTGACGGGGCTGGCCGAGTTTCTTGGGCCGATCGCCAGTGGCCGGGCCGGCGGCTGA